A section of the Delphinus delphis chromosome 1, mDelDel1.2, whole genome shotgun sequence genome encodes:
- the LOC132432700 gene encoding developmental pluripotency-associated protein 3-like encodes MDSSEVNPTWSLESPQMSIDENSQEIPVASQTMSEVLIKDLSNLTLNPSIKLPFILPQCLPQRTGRLLGENIACRRGVRTMLTDQRDKMEQLIQSIKKHYCKGVSPSDSQREPLQNDIETPSRVQRFRCSCRFCRSHRDPSEDNYENYYTNKYYSNYDTESDEP; translated from the coding sequence ATGGATTCATCTGAGGTTAACCCAACCTGGAGCCTGGAGTCTCCTCAAATGTCCATCGATGAAAATTCCCAGGAAATTCCAGTTGCCTCTCAAACTATGTCTGAAGTGTTAATAAAGGACCTCAGTAACTTGACCCTCAACCCTAGTATCAAATTGCCCTTCATTCTACCACAATGTCTACCTCAACGGACTGGGCGGTTACTTGGTGAAAACATAGCCTGTAGGAGAGGGGTGAGGACCATGTTAACTGATCAGAGAGATAAGATGGAGCAGCTGATTCAATCTATTAAAAAGCACTACTGCAAAGGAGTTTCTCCATCTGACTCTCAAAGAGAACCACTGCAGAACGACATTGAGACTCCCTCAAGAGTGCAAAGATTTAGATGTAGCTGTCGTTTTTGCCGGTCTCATAGAGATCCTTCTGAGGATAATTATGAGAATTATTACACCAATAAGTATTACAGTAATTATGACACGGAGTCCGATGAGCCATAA